AGGGGCTATCCGCGCTGCTTAATACCTTAAATATAGCTTCTTTTTGTTTAGTTTTACGTACCATCGATGCACTCACTATGTTTTGGCTTTTCTTTTAAGTCAAGAAAGGATGGACTAAAACAGCTTGTTCAAAAAATCTAACTGATTACCCAGTTGACGGGAATTTGTTCCTTAATCCCCTCTGCATTATCATAATAAACCTTGCCATGTTGCATTCCATATTCATGAATGAGCTTAGTAATTTTTACATCATAGCAACAATATTCAGCAATATCCAACAGTTTTCCCTCTTTCCACCATTGTAAGGCTTGCAAACCATGTCCCGTTTTACCTATGCCTAATGTAGCTTTGGCCAGTTGATCAAGTTTTATGCGTCTAGAAATCTTTTTTTCGATATCTATGAGCAGATCCAAACAGGGAATGTCTGAAAGATTAAACACAGAGTAAGATTCAAGAACAGGGATATCAAATCCAACTATATTATAACCCACAATGCAATCGGATTGACGAAGCATCCTTAGAAGTTGATCCACTTCTTGTTCACTAAATATGAAATATTTGTTGTAAAAACTACTATAGATGACCCCTATAGATAGTCTCATCAGATGTTTTTTATGCCAGCCTCCTACTTCAAATGAGCTTTTTTGGGTTTCGATATCTAAATAAACGATATTTTTTGAAGAAGCATTCACAAGCCCTAGAGAATAACCAAAAACAATTCAATTATTGTTCTAGAATAGAAAAATATTCAAGAATAAGGAAATGATTAAACATTAAAAGCTATCTTTCATTGAATAGGAAAATCAACTGTTTTCCATCTTGAAGAAGCTTCTTTTTCTCTGGCTTTTATCGCTGAATAGATGATAGCTTGTTCTCCATATTTTATCCATGGACCAGGAGGGACAACACAATCATCAACTATTCTCCAATCGGTCAAGTCCATTCCTGTCAACCCTAAATAGTCTCTGACCGCTGGAGACACATCCAGACCCGCTTGATTATAGTCATGCGGTCTGTCAGGTCCAAAAACATAAGAAGCATGGTCACTTCTTAATGGACCTACATCTTCCCACTGGGCAAAAGCGACTTTACCCCTTCTGCTTCGTATCTCTACCCATTTCCCCTTGCATTGAGAGACAAATCGATTGGCAGCCGAGGGGACCTTATACCAGGGGACCCATTTTCGGGCTAAATCGGGATAAGCGACATCGTTAAAGGGAAGAGCAACATAAAATGGATTTAGAGTTGCTGCAAACCGCCGAGGAAGAAATCCAATCCTTTTGATGGGGTCATCTGCTCCCCCATAATTTTTTGCCCAATGCACATCCCATGCACTTGCCACTCCATTTGCAGCGCTAATTGCGGTGCGTCCTTCACCGATCCAAAAAACAGTGGTAACAATATTTCTGTGCCAAGGATAGGCATGATCACGATTTTCTGTTTTAAGATAGTCTTTATAAGAATAACTGAAAAGAGGTGAAGAAATAAACAGCATGAATATGAAGAAAAGATACTTTGTTTTACAATCCTTTAGCCTTCCTCTCCAATTCATGATCACCTCCTTCTGGATTAGTTTTGCTGTTTCGAGATAATGTTTGTAAAAATTTTACGAAGAACTGTCAATAATTATTTCTCTATAGGAAATAATTTCTTTTTATTCCTAATACCCTATTCAATACATTGTTTACTCTTTTGTCTTGTTGAAAAAAGTGGATTACTCTCCAAGGCCGCAGAATATCTTGAGTGTTTGAAATCGGCTATTTGCTTGACAGATATTCTAGCTGCACCTATCTTTTGCAATATTTGATTAAAGGCGATTTTTGTCTATACAATACTAATTTGGTGAGAGATAAGATAAAACTATCTTTAGAAAAATGTTGAAAAATTAACTTTAACAAACTAAAAACATGGTTGAACTAGAAGATCTTATAAAATCTGGTACCCATTTCGGGCATAAAAAGGATCGGTGGAATCCCAAGATGGCGCCCTTCCTTCTTGGTCTTAAAGGAGGAATTCATTTAATCGATCCCAAAAAAACGTTGGATTATTTAAAGAATGCTTGTGATTTTCTTCGAAAAGTATCCTTTGAAGGAGGAAAAGTTCTCTTTGTTGGTTGTAAACGGCAAGCACAGAAGGTTGTTGAAGAAGTGGCTCGTAAAAGCGGGTCATTTTACGTAAATTACCGGTGGCTTGGAGGAACGTTAACGAATCTAGTGACTATACGAAAGTCTATCAGTCGAATGAAGTGGATAGATCAACTCGAAGAAAATGGAACAATGGAGAAGCTGCCCAAAAAAGAAGTATCCAAACTGAGAAGAGAAAATATGAAGCTTCACAGAGGTCTTGATGGGATAAAGGATATGGAAAGACTCCCATCGGCAATAGTCATCATTGATGTTGTCAGAGAAGAAATAGCGGTATCTGAGGCAAAAAGGCTTGCTATACCCATAGTGGCTCTAGTGGATACCAATGGCAATCCGGAAAATATCGACTATCCTATTCCTGCGAATGATGATTCCATGAGATCTATAAAAACAATTCTTGAAGAAATCAATGCGGCGATAATAGAAGGGAAAAAAGAAGCGGGCTTGTCTTTACCCGAAGAGAGTGCTGAAAAGGCGGCTTTTTCTTCAAATTGACTTTCATGATTCATTAGAAAAAAATATCAGATTTTAGCTGGGGACTTTATTCTTCTCTATTCACCGTACCTAGATATTTAAGAAAATAGTAAGGAGGAAAAGAGTGAATTCTATATCTGCCAATCTAGTCAAGGAACTAAGGGAAAAAACAGGAGCGGGGATAATGGATTGTAAAAAAGCATTAGAAGCTGCGGGAGGCAATATAGATGAAGCTGAAAAATGGTTGAGGCAACAGGGGATGGTAAAAGCCCAGAAGAAATCCGATAGGCTCACTCCCGAAGGAGTAATCGCTTCTTATATTCATGCGGGAGATAAAATTGGAGTTCTCGTAGAAGTGAATTGTGAAACTGACTTTGTTGCGAGAACGCCTACATTCAAAGAGTTTGTAAAAGAAATAGCTATTCAAATTGCAGCGGCTAGCCCTAAGTATGTTGCCAAAGAGGATATCCCTAAAGAAATCTTTGAGTCGGAAAGACAAAAAATTATTGAAACCTTAAAGGGACAAAACAAAGAAGATCCGGATAAAATAGTTCAGGAAAAACTTGAAAAATTTATTGTTGATAATTGTCTGCTTGAACAACCCTTTGTAAAAGATCAGAGCATAACGATCCGTGATCTGATCTGTCAACGCATAGCTCAAATTGGCGAAAATATTGTTATCCGTCGGTTCGTGAGGTATCAACTAGGAGAAGAGATCGAAAAGTAAAAAAGAGATCTTTTCATTTATTCTCTAATGCATTCGATTGTTTTGGCTTTCTTTTGCAAAAAATAAATTTTTGAATCTTGATTTTTATATTTTCGTTCTTTAGGATTAATTCTTACTATTAAAAATAGTTTCTATTGGTTTGTCTTTTTTCATAAGTTTCGTACCCAGGACAATGTTCAATAAAATCTTAATTGCTAATCGTGGTGAAATAGCCCTGAGGATAATTCGGGCTTGTCGTGAGCTGGGTATTAAAACTCTTGCTGTCTATTCAGATGTTGATGAAAGATCTCTTCATGTTCAGCTTGCTGACGAAGCCATATGTATCGGGTCAGGGCCTTCTACAGAAAGTTATTTGCGGATGGATAGGATTATCAGTGCCGCCGAAATCGGAGATGTTGATGCCATTCATCCCGGGTATGGTTTTTTAGCCGAAAATCCTCATTTTGCCGAAATCTGTGCAAATTGTAATATTAAGTTTATTGGTCCTAAAGCGGCGACCCTAAAAAAAATGGGCGATAAAGCTATGGCCCGTTTCCATGCTCGCAAGGCAGGTGTACCTGTGGTTCCTGGCAGTGATGGGATTGTTGAATCAGAGAAGGAAGCTTTGAGGATTAGTCATCAGATAGGCTATCCTGTTGTGATTAAGGCGGTAGCGGGAGGAGGGGGTAGGGGAATGAGAATTGCTCATAATGATGTGAGCTTGGTCCAGGGATTTGTGGCGGCTAGGCTAGAAGCCGAGAAAGCCTTTGGAGATGGCAGTATATACATAGAAAAACTGATTGAAGATCCACGCCATGTGGAATTTCAGATTATTGCCGATACAAAGGGTAAAATCTTTCATGTAGGGGAAAGAGATTGTTCTATCCAACGAAGAAACCAAAAACTTATTGAAGAGTCTCCTTCACCCATTGTGGATCCCATTTTGAGGAAAAAAATGGGCAAGACAAGCATTCGGCTTGCAGAATCTATCGATTATGAGGGGGTTGGAACAATTGAATATCTCGTTGATAGATCCGGGAATTTTTATTTCATCGAGATGAACTGCAGGATTCAAGTCGAACATCCTGTAACCGAAGAAGTCTATGGTATCGATCTTGTCAAAGAACAGATCCTGATTGCCGCGGGGTATCCTTTAGGAAAAGAATGGGAAGAACTCGAACCCAAGAAACATGCTATCGAGTTTCGAATTAATGCCGAAGATGGGCTCCAAGGTTTTCGTCCTTGCGCAGGGAAAGTTGATTTTCTCCATTTTCCAGGAGGACCAGGGATACGAATCGACTCGCATCTTTATCAAGGAATAGAAATTTCACATTATTATGACTCTTTACTTGTAAAGCTAATTGCAACTGGAAATTCCAGAGAAGAAGCGATCATTCGAATGAGAAGGGCATTGGATGAAATCATGATTGAAGGCATAAAAACAACTATCCCGATTGGAAAATCGGTTTTCCAAAACTCCGATTTTAAGCGAGGGGAATATACGACTAATCTCATCAATAAGATTCTTGCAGCAAAAAAGTCTCTTGATGAAATTTGAAGAAGGATAATGAAACAGGGTGCCCTTTGGAAAAGATATCTTTTAAGCCAAGCTCGATTTTATGGAATTTTAGATCTCAGTTATGTCGATCCCTTGCATGCAGTAAACTTTGTACAAAAACTTGTTGAAGGGAAAGTCGATATCTTGCAGCTACGGGCAAAGACATTTAATAAAAAAGAACTATTAAAATTATCCCTTGAAATAAAACCTCTTTTGGCTGAAAAGGATATCCTTTTTATTATCAATGATCATCCCGATGTTGCCTTGGAAAGTAGAGCAGACGGTGTTCATTTAGGCCAAGAGGATATGCCGGTCCCTGAAGCAAGAACCCTGTTAGGCGATGATTTTTTAATTGGGAAATCTACCCATTCAGTTGAACAGGCAGAACAAGCTGCATCTGAGCAAACTGATTATATCGCTTTTGGTCCGATTTTCAAAACCCCTACTAAACCGGATTATTCTCCTGTGGGGTTGACATTTATCCCCTTGGTTAGAGAAAGAATTAAAAAACCGGTTTTTTTTATTGGAGGAATAAATAAAGAAAACATTTCAGAGGTGCTTTCTGCTGGGGCAGATAGGGTAGTTATGGTTTCTGCGTTATTAAAAGCAGCAGATATTCCAGCTTTCTGCCAGCAAATAAGAAACCTACTTTCTATAAAAGGTCTATGGGTATAGTTGTCTAGAAAAGTCGATAATGAAAGCAATTGTTGTATCCCAATTTGGAGCTCCCGAGGTTCTTGAGTACAAAGAAATCCCTCAACCAACCGTGCAAAAGGACTCGGTTTTAATAAGGGTCAAAGCTGCTGGCGTAAACCCAGTAGATACTTACATAAGGGCAGGGAGTTTTGGTTATCAAAATAACCTTCCTTTTATTCCAGGGATTGATGGAGCTGGGGTGGTTGAAGAGGTTGGAGAAGAAGTAACGAAATGTTATAAAGGGCAGAGAGTGTTTTTTCAGGGGGTTATGGGCAGTTATGCTGAATACATTGTCTGTCCCGAAAGTCATGTATTTGAACTTCCACAACATATCACTTTTGCTCAAGGTGCAGCAATCGGTAGTCCTTATGCAACTGCCTATCATGCTCTGTTTCAACTTGCAGCTGCTCAGGCTGGGCAATCTGTACTTGTCCATGGTGCAAGTGGGGGAGTGGGTATCGCTGCATTGCAATGGGCCAAAAGTTATGGACTCAATGTATTAGCAACAGCAGGATCTCCAAAAGGTAGGGAAATAATCATGAATATGGGGATCAAGGAGGTGTTTAACCATAACGAAGAAGGATATGTAGAACAGATTTTGTCATATACAAAAAATCAAGGATTAGAAATCATTCTTGAAATGCTTGCCAATAAAAACCTAGGAAAAGATCTTTCTTTAGTGGCTCGTTATGGAAAAATTGTTATTATTGGAAGCCGAGGTAGTATTGAAATTAATCCAAGAAATATTTTAAGAAAAGAAGCAAAACTAATAGGGGTTAACCTTTTTCTTGCCACTGCAGATCAAAGAAAATCGATTTTTTCAGCGATAGAAGCAGGATTAAAGAGTGGAATATTACTCCCTATTATTCGAACTGAAATCCCTTTAGAAAAAGCTTCTTTAGCTCATGAATTAATTATGCAGCCAGGAGCAGCGGGCAAGATTGTCCTGATTATGTAAATAATCCCTATCCTTTTATTTTCCCTATCTCCTTATAAATTTTCCATTTTCTTTGAATCATAGCCCTGCAGAAACTTAAATATTTTCATAGTGTAAAAAAAGCAAAAAAAAAGGGCTTCCCAAAGGAAGCCCTTAACATCGATTCAAATTTTACCAAAACACATACTTTGCACCTAATACTCCGATGTAATTAAGCATCTGCCCAAAGTGCATAGACTCGTTCCCCAATGCTGTTCCATAGCTAAGAATCGGGTTGTTCATGTAAAGAAACTTAAATTCAACAAACACACTCAATTCTTTTGTTAAATAATACTCAGAACCAGCAATAGGAGTGAATACAAAACCTCCATCAGTTGTACTTGCCCCATTAACGATACCACGGCCAGCTACACTTTGGCTGATATTACTAGCCGATAAATAATAACCACCAACACCCATACCGATATAAGGAACTAATTTCCAGGGTGTTACGAGTTTTAACAACCCATTGATGGTCATTATCCCCATGTTTAATTGCATTCCCGTACTGGTCGAGGATGCGGCAATGGATGTTGGGCCTGTTGCTGCACCTGTAAATCCAGATCCAGATTGAGAATTGCCGATATAAAATCCATCAAATTCAGCTGCCGGCATAAGGTACCAGCCTTTTCCAGCAAGATTATCTCCCAGTTCCCATCCTTTCCATTGATATCCAACTTTAACACCACCAACCCATTGCCAGTTTCCTCCCATTTGTCCATTTCCAAATAGGCCAGAACTAAAATTAGAATTGTAGTTATTGGTATCCATGTATCCCGCACCCCCATAGAGACCTGCATATAGACCTTCCTTTGGCCTAAAAGCTTCTTCCTTGGATACCTCTTTCTGCTCCTTCATTTCTTTGCTGGCTTCTTTCATTTCCTTGTCACCACCGGAGCTAGAAAGGTCCCCCGATGCATTCGACGCTGAAACCGAATTGTCTCCCTCTTCGATTCCTGCCCAAACGGGTTGCATAGCCCCAAATGCTAATAAGCTAATTGCCGGTATCAAATAACGGAGAGTTTTCCTCCTCTTCATAGTTTATCCTCCTTCTTTTTCATAATTTGAATAACATTTTCAATCATGTTATTATCCTGATTTGTATGTTTTTTCAAAAATTAAAATAATTGTCAAACAAATTTCCAAAATATTTCATTAAAATTTAAATTTTTTTATCTCTTAAACTCAAAGCAAACACTTACTTACCCTATTTCTTATCCATTAATCAACATTTTTTTTCAAAAGTTTTTATTATTTTGTATTTTTTTGTGGGTTTATCATCCCGGATTTAGGCAATTCTTTAAGAACTTGTAAACATCTTTGACAAACATGAGGAAATTGAGGATCTTCGTTTGTTTGTGCAAAAAGGCTAATTTTCCAGCACCGGGGACATTTTTTGCCCGAAGCTTTTTCGACAATAATAGCTGTTTTATCCGAAGGGATAATTTCAAGCTGAGAAACCAAAAAGACTTCAGTTAAAAGGGCTATATCCTGCTCGTTAAAATCAGTTGTATGAAGAAGTAATTTGGCCTCGAGATTTTTCCCAATCAGTTTTTGTTGCCGTGCTTTTTCTAGCTCTCTATTGGCAAGATCTCTGAGATCTAATATTTTTTCCCAACGGTAAAGAATTTTATCAGCCTCTTTCTGCTCTCTTTCTTCAGGAAAAAGTTCCAAGTGAATAGAGCTAGTTTTTCCAAAAGATCGCCATGCTTCTTCAGCGGTAAAAGGAATGACTGGGGCAAGAAGTTTAACTAGGCTTTCAAAGGTTCTATGCAATACAGTCTGGGCGGATCTCCTTGAAAGCCAATTTTGCCCATCGCAATACAACCTATCTTTAAGCACATCGATGTAGAAACTGGACAACTCAACCGAACAAAAACGAACCAAAGCTTGGTATACCTGTGAAAATTCATAATTTTGGTAAAAAGATTTCGTTTTTTTGACCAAGTTTGTCAGGCAAAGATCGAAATACCTGTCAATTTCCAAAAGCTGTTCTTCTGGCACCGAATGTTCTCGGGGATTGAAATCAAATAGATTGCCTAGAAGGATCCTTAAACTATTCCTAATCAGTCTATATGAATCTGACAACCGAGAAAAAATTTCCTTAGAAAAGGGGACATCTTCAGCGTATTCTTCGCTAGCTACCCAAAGCCGTAAGAGATCGGCCCCATAAGTCTTGATCTGTTCAGACAAGTCCCTAGCCCCTGAGGATTTGGACAGTTTTTTCCCATCCAGATCAACCACAAAACCATGGGTAAGAACAGATTTATAGGGAGCTTTTCCTCTGGATGCCATACTTAAAAGAAGGGAAGATTGAAACCAACCCCGATGCTGATCGCTACCCTCAAGGTAGAGATCGGCAGGATATTCCCCTCTAGGTAACAGGACTGTATAATGGCTTGAACCTGAATCTATCCATACATCGAGTGTATCTAGTCCCTTTTCAAGCTCTTCAGAAGCAGCTACATCAAGGAGTTTTATAAGCTCTTTGCTATTGAGACGAAACCACAAGTCTGTTCCTTGCTCTTCTACCATATCTGCAAAGCGTCTTATGACTTTCGAATCGAGAAGAGCCTCTCCATTTTTTTTGTAAAAAACAGGAATAGGAACTCCCCATGACCTCTGGCGGGAAATACACCAATCCTTGCGACTTTCGACGGCCCCTTTTATACGGTTTTCGCCTCGAGGAGGAATCCACTTAATAGCTTCTATTTCCTTGAGTGTTTGAGATTTAAAGGCTTCGATAGCAATAAACCATTGAGGCACTGATCTGAAGATGATAGGGGTTTTAGAACGCCAGCAAAAAGGATAGTCATGAACATAAGGATATTTTGCCCATAAAAACCCCTTTTCTTCAAGCATGGTGCAAAGGATAGAATTAGCCTCAAATACGTTTAACCCCACAATCTTTTCTATACCACATTCCTTTGTAAATTTTCCTTCATCGTCTACGGGGGAATAAATATCTAGCCCATGAAGCATTCCTAATTGATAGTCTTCCATCCCGTGCCCTGGAGCAATATGGACAACTCCACTACCCGTTTCTCCACTGACAAAATCAGCTGTATACACCCTTCCTTGCCTTGGAAGAAGGGGATGGTTGTAATGAAATCCCTCAAGAGAATGACCACTGGGAAAAGATAAAATCGGGGTGGAGTGGGTAAAACCAGGAATTGACTCTACAAGATTACTGCTGATAATAAACAGTTTTTCTCCAACCTGCCTGAGTTCATAAGAGAGATTGGGACTTACTGCTAGGGCTAAATTGGCGGGCAGAGTCCAGGGGGTAGTTGTCCAAGCAAGAAACGCAGTTCCTGGAGGTAGCCCCGATTTTTTGCACTGATCATCAACTATTGGAAATTCTACATAAATGGCGAGGTCTTCCTTTTTTTGGTATTCAATTTCGGCTTCGGCAAGAGCTGTTCGGCATCCAATGCTCCAGAAAACGGGCCGTAGTCCACGGTAAACTAATTTCTTTTCAACAAGCTCAGCAAAAAGTCTCAACTCATCTGCTTCGTAACGAGGGTTCATGGTGATATAGGGATCATCCCATGCTCCTAACATTCCTAACCGTCTGAATTGTTCTTTTTGGATTTCAATCCAACGGCCGGCATATTCCTTGCATTTCTTTCGAAGAGTTAGAGGATCAGAAGCCAAAGAAGGGTTTTCACTCATCACCTTGTGCTCTATGGGCAGACCATGGCAATCCCAACCTGGTATGTAAGGGCATTGGAAACCAAACATATTTTTGGATTTAAGCACTATGTCCTTAAGTATCTTGTTGAGACCACTTCCCATATGAGCTGTCCCATTTGCAAAAGGGGGGCCGTCATGGAGGACAAACTTTGGGCAGTTTTTTCTTTTTTCTAAAAGGGTGCTGTATACCTTTTCTTTTTCCCAAACCTCAATCCAACGAGGCTCCCTTTGGGGAAGTTCAGCTTTCATTGGAAAATCTGTTTTAGGTAATAAAACAGTTAACCGGTAATCCATGGAAAACTCCCTTTGTCTAAATTACAATTCACGCTTTGAAATATCCTCTATTAAAAGGAGGGACTTAAATTTTTTAAAAATCGAATATCGTTTTCAGAAAATAACCTTAGGTCCGGCACCTTGTGAGCAACCATCAAATATCTTTCAATACCAAATCCAAAGGCGAATCCCGAATAGACTTCTGGATCGATCCCTACATTTAAAAATACCTTGGGATGTACCATACCACAACCACATAACTCCAACCATTTTGGATCTTTGCCTTCAGGAGGACGCACTGCTCCATCGACTTCAAAACTGGGTTCTGTAAATGGAAAATAATGGGGTCTAAATCTAAATTGAAGATGACTTCCTAAAAGTTCTCTAAAAAAATATTCCAAGGTTCCCTTGAGATCGGCAAGGCTTATGCCTTTATCGACAACCAAGCCTTCGAGTTGATAGAAAACAATGGAATGGGTAGCATCGATTTCATCTCTGCGATAACATCTTCCTGGAGCGATCATACGGATAGGGAGTTGTTTTTTCTTCATAATCCGAATTTGAACAGGTGAAGTTTGAGGACGAAGCAGTAATTTTCCTGTAGAGTTATCTTTTAAGACAACCTTTTGTTTAATATAAAAGGTATCCTGTTCATTTCGTGCAGGGTGCCCTAAGGGAATATTCAGGGCGTCAAAATTGTTATACTCGCTTTCTATCTCTGGACCTTCTTCAAGGGTAAAACCAATTCTTTTGAAAATTTCAAAAATTTTTTTTAACGCGATAGAAATAGGATGGAGGGTCCCAGATTGCATGGGTCTACCCGGAAGGGTAGGATCAAAAAAAGAAAACAAAGAATGACTAGGGGAAAAGGGAGTCGAGGATTTGGAAAGAATTTCCTTTTCTTTTTCTTGTAAACTATTCCATAGCTTGGACTTAAGTTCGTTTAATTTTTGACCCCATTCCGGCCTTCTTTCCTTGGGCAATTGGCCAATTTTTTCAAACAGAGAAGGAACAAGTCCTTTTCGACCAAAATATTTAATTCGTATGGACTCGATCCCTTCTTTTGTTGATAGCGTTTTAATTTCTTCTGAAAAAGTTTTTTCTATAATATCCAATTCTTCATGCATCGGTTTTTTTCCGTATTGTTGGTTTTCTTCTTTAAAAAAAATAAAAAAATCAAGAAATAGAATGGGAACTTGCTGCTTGGGAAGCATTCTTCTCGGTCTTGGGAACCGATCCTTTTTCTTTATCCAGAATTTCAGGAGCCTTGGGACTGATTACAAACATTGTCAATATACCTATGCATATCATCAAAGAGCCAATCCATTTTAAAGGCCATCCCGGATCAAAGAGAACTTGGAGAGTACTTTCATTGAGATCTTGGGGATTCCAAGAAGATTGAGAAAATTTATAATTACGTCCCAAAACCGATCTCCATAGCCCTCCTGGAAAGGAGGCGGGATAATTCATGTGGGCTTTAGCTATAATACTTTTCCCCGTATTGGGATCTTCAAACTTAAGTGTACTGATAAAATCCGATGGAGAATCAGATCCCTCTGTCCGGGGTACTTCAAATTTTTCAAGAGTTACTCTGAAGGGCAGTTTTATGGTTTTAAATCCAAAACTGATCTGAAGAGCAATGTTGTTGAGGACAAAACTTTGTGGGTATCCTGAAAGGATCCAAAGGGCTTGGGTTTTGTCTTTGGTTTTTTTGTCTTCTATCCAACAGTGTAGTCCTGGAGGCAGAATTTGTGCGATAAAAGCTTCGGAGGACTGTTTTTTTTGAATTTCTCTTGTAAGGGTTGCTTGAGGCTCGAATTTGAGCAATGTTGCTGTCCAGTCACCCCATCCTAAAGGAAGAGATTGATCGGCTCCCATCTGACCCTCTTGATAGACTTTGCCACTGCGAATCAGTTGGTAATTGATTATTCCATCTGGAGAGTCCCATAACCTAAAGACTAAATTTTTCCTTTGATCATTTTGCCAATAGACGTGTACAAGAATAGCTGGATTGAGAGGTTCTCCAGAGAGGGAAGTGGGTTTGCCCTCTTTGATAGAAAAATTTGGCCAATATTCAGCAACCTCCATTTTTGCCTCTCCAGGAAGATCGATTGTCTTGTGGATGACTTCATTCAAGGGCCAAGCTCTCTTTTCACCATCTTGGTTAATGAATACCACAAAAAGAGCCTTATTCGGAAGGGCAGGGTTATCCCACAAAAGAAAGTATCGATAATTTGAACTTACTCCTTCATGTGCGTGGACAACTGATTGA
The DNA window shown above is from Methylacidiphilum caldifontis and carries:
- a CDS encoding translation elongation factor Ts, with the translated sequence MDCKKALEAAGGNIDEAEKWLRQQGMVKAQKKSDRLTPEGVIASYIHAGDKIGVLVEVNCETDFVARTPTFKEFVKEIAIQIAAASPKYVAKEDIPKEIFESERQKIIETLKGQNKEDPDKIVQEKLEKFIVDNCLLEQPFVKDQSITIRDLICQRIAQIGENIVIRRFVRYQLGEEIEK
- the rpsB gene encoding 30S ribosomal protein S2, whose protein sequence is MVELEDLIKSGTHFGHKKDRWNPKMAPFLLGLKGGIHLIDPKKTLDYLKNACDFLRKVSFEGGKVLFVGCKRQAQKVVEEVARKSGSFYVNYRWLGGTLTNLVTIRKSISRMKWIDQLEENGTMEKLPKKEVSKLRRENMKLHRGLDGIKDMERLPSAIVIIDVVREEIAVSEAKRLAIPIVALVDTNGNPENIDYPIPANDDSMRSIKTILEEINAAIIEGKKEAGLSLPEESAEKAAFSSN
- the accC gene encoding acetyl-CoA carboxylase biotin carboxylase subunit, with the protein product MFNKILIANRGEIALRIIRACRELGIKTLAVYSDVDERSLHVQLADEAICIGSGPSTESYLRMDRIISAAEIGDVDAIHPGYGFLAENPHFAEICANCNIKFIGPKAATLKKMGDKAMARFHARKAGVPVVPGSDGIVESEKEALRISHQIGYPVVIKAVAGGGGRGMRIAHNDVSLVQGFVAARLEAEKAFGDGSIYIEKLIEDPRHVEFQIIADTKGKIFHVGERDCSIQRRNQKLIEESPSPIVDPILRKKMGKTSIRLAESIDYEGVGTIEYLVDRSGNFYFIEMNCRIQVEHPVTEEVYGIDLVKEQILIAAGYPLGKEWEELEPKKHAIEFRINAEDGLQGFRPCAGKVDFLHFPGGPGIRIDSHLYQGIEISHYYDSLLVKLIATGNSREEAIIRMRRALDEIMIEGIKTTIPIGKSVFQNSDFKRGEYTTNLINKILAAKKSLDEI
- the thiE gene encoding thiamine phosphate synthase — protein: MKQGALWKRYLLSQARFYGILDLSYVDPLHAVNFVQKLVEGKVDILQLRAKTFNKKELLKLSLEIKPLLAEKDILFIINDHPDVALESRADGVHLGQEDMPVPEARTLLGDDFLIGKSTHSVEQAEQAASEQTDYIAFGPIFKTPTKPDYSPVGLTFIPLVRERIKKPVFFIGGINKENISEVLSAGADRVVMVSALLKAADIPAFCQQIRNLLSIKGLWV
- a CDS encoding NADPH:quinone reductase, with the protein product MKAIVVSQFGAPEVLEYKEIPQPTVQKDSVLIRVKAAGVNPVDTYIRAGSFGYQNNLPFIPGIDGAGVVEEVGEEVTKCYKGQRVFFQGVMGSYAEYIVCPESHVFELPQHITFAQGAAIGSPYATAYHALFQLAAAQAGQSVLVHGASGGVGIAALQWAKSYGLNVLATAGSPKGREIIMNMGIKEVFNHNEEGYVEQILSYTKNQGLEIILEMLANKNLGKDLSLVARYGKIVIIGSRGSIEINPRNILRKEAKLIGVNLFLATADQRKSIFSAIEAGLKSGILLPIIRTEIPLEKASLAHELIMQPGAAGKIVLIM
- a CDS encoding ribonuclease H-like domain-containing protein is translated as MNASSKNIVYLDIETQKSSFEVGGWHKKHLMRLSIGVIYSSFYNKYFIFSEQEVDQLLRMLRQSDCIVGYNIVGFDIPVLESYSVFNLSDIPCLDLLIDIEKKISRRIKLDQLAKATLGIGKTGHGLQALQWWKEGKLLDIAEYCCYDVKITKLIHEYGMQHGKVYYDNAEGIKEQIPVNWVIS
- the ileS gene encoding isoleucine--tRNA ligase, with the translated sequence MDYRLTVLLPKTDFPMKAELPQREPRWIEVWEKEKVYSTLLEKRKNCPKFVLHDGPPFANGTAHMGSGLNKILKDIVLKSKNMFGFQCPYIPGWDCHGLPIEHKVMSENPSLASDPLTLRKKCKEYAGRWIEIQKEQFRRLGMLGAWDDPYITMNPRYEADELRLFAELVEKKLVYRGLRPVFWSIGCRTALAEAEIEYQKKEDLAIYVEFPIVDDQCKKSGLPPGTAFLAWTTTPWTLPANLALAVSPNLSYELRQVGEKLFIISSNLVESIPGFTHSTPILSFPSGHSLEGFHYNHPLLPRQGRVYTADFVSGETGSGVVHIAPGHGMEDYQLGMLHGLDIYSPVDDEGKFTKECGIEKIVGLNVFEANSILCTMLEEKGFLWAKYPYVHDYPFCWRSKTPIIFRSVPQWFIAIEAFKSQTLKEIEAIKWIPPRGENRIKGAVESRKDWCISRQRSWGVPIPVFYKKNGEALLDSKVIRRFADMVEEQGTDLWFRLNSKELIKLLDVAASEELEKGLDTLDVWIDSGSSHYTVLLPRGEYPADLYLEGSDQHRGWFQSSLLLSMASRGKAPYKSVLTHGFVVDLDGKKLSKSSGARDLSEQIKTYGADLLRLWVASEEYAEDVPFSKEIFSRLSDSYRLIRNSLRILLGNLFDFNPREHSVPEEQLLEIDRYFDLCLTNLVKKTKSFYQNYEFSQVYQALVRFCSVELSSFYIDVLKDRLYCDGQNWLSRRSAQTVLHRTFESLVKLLAPVIPFTAEEAWRSFGKTSSIHLELFPEEREQKEADKILYRWEKILDLRDLANRELEKARQQKLIGKNLEAKLLLHTTDFNEQDIALLTEVFLVSQLEIIPSDKTAIIVEKASGKKCPRCWKISLFAQTNEDPQFPHVCQRCLQVLKELPKSGMINPQKNTK